From Saprospiraceae bacterium, one genomic window encodes:
- a CDS encoding helix-turn-helix transcriptional regulator, whose protein sequence is MKLYIKNMVCDRCKMVVKSKLLKSGLHPLSVELGEVEIQESNIDDKKSELLHNLQSVGFDLIDNKKSKVIEKIKHLIIDLVHKKNNQININLSDYLAQQLNQDYSTLSNLFSEVEGITIEKYFIHQKLERVKELILYDEMTLNEIAHLLNYSSVAHLSNQFKKVTGFSPSYFKQLKVKKRRQIDHL, encoded by the coding sequence ATGAAACTTTACATCAAAAACATGGTTTGTGACCGCTGCAAAATGGTGGTGAAATCAAAATTGTTGAAATCGGGACTGCACCCTCTTTCTGTGGAATTGGGCGAAGTGGAAATTCAGGAAAGCAACATAGATGATAAAAAATCAGAATTGTTGCACAATCTTCAATCGGTGGGTTTCGATCTCATTGACAATAAAAAAAGCAAGGTTATTGAAAAAATAAAACATCTAATCATTGATCTGGTACATAAAAAGAACAATCAAATCAATATCAATTTATCTGATTATCTTGCTCAACAACTTAATCAGGATTACAGCACTTTGAGCAATTTGTTTTCTGAGGTGGAGGGCATTACCATTGAGAAGTATTTCATCCATCAGAAATTGGAAAGGGTAAAAGAACTTATATTGTATGATGAAATGACTCTAAATGAAATTGCCCATCTTCTCAATTATAGCAGTGTGGCTCATTTAAGCAATCAGTTTAAAAAAGTGACAGGCTTTTCACCCAGCTATTTTAAACAACTTAAAGTCAAAAAGCGCAGACAAATTGACCATTTGTAA
- the hutH gene encoding histidine ammonia-lyase, with translation MKQEYILMDEQLGLDEIIKIWTHFSVLKLSDPLIEKVKSGRQRLEKRMESIDRPIYGVNTGFGSLCNQVIPDSELTHLQFNLVKSHACGTGQPISKEITRLVLLLKILSLSKGNSAVRLSSLEFLIKMYNDDLIPVIPRYGSLGASGDLAPLAHLSLPFIGEGSIWKDGAAESCQKVFAEKNIIPVGLAAKEGLALLNGSQYSLALLVAALRQSENLMLQSDWISALSMEAFNCSMDFLHPEIHALRIQKGQIQTAQRLREILSNGELPERIRQSVQDPYSFRCIPQVHGASRDALEYIHSIAEREANAVTDNPLLLSDDKVLSGGNFHAQPLALASDYLAIAMAEIGNISERRIYQLINGSRDLPDFLTSQPGLNSGYMIVQYSAAALVSANKQLATPASVDSIVTSKGQEDHVSMAANAGLKCLELVQNVRQVLAMEWMTAVRAWQYRPSWKLPMQLQTLVDSYLNEVPFIEEDHIPSDQFKSTIDFLERAIK, from the coding sequence ATGAAGCAGGAATATATTTTAATGGATGAGCAGCTTGGGCTGGATGAGATAATTAAGATCTGGACCCATTTTTCCGTTTTGAAATTATCTGATCCACTTATTGAAAAAGTAAAATCAGGAAGACAACGTCTTGAAAAACGCATGGAATCTATCGATCGACCTATTTACGGGGTCAATACCGGATTTGGGTCTCTGTGTAACCAGGTCATTCCTGATAGCGAATTAACCCATCTTCAGTTCAATCTGGTCAAATCTCATGCTTGTGGCACTGGTCAGCCCATTTCAAAGGAAATCACCCGTCTCGTGCTGCTTCTCAAAATCCTTTCTCTCTCCAAAGGAAATTCAGCGGTTCGTTTGAGCAGTCTGGAATTTTTAATTAAGATGTACAATGATGATTTGATTCCGGTAATTCCCAGGTATGGTTCGCTGGGGGCTTCCGGCGATCTGGCTCCATTGGCCCATCTATCGCTCCCCTTTATTGGGGAAGGGTCCATCTGGAAGGATGGCGCTGCTGAAAGTTGCCAGAAAGTTTTTGCTGAGAAAAACATTATACCGGTAGGTTTGGCGGCCAAGGAAGGCCTCGCTTTGCTCAATGGCAGTCAATATTCTCTTGCTTTACTGGTAGCTGCCCTCAGACAATCCGAAAACCTAATGCTTCAATCGGACTGGATTTCTGCCCTATCAATGGAAGCTTTCAATTGTTCGATGGATTTTTTGCATCCTGAAATCCACGCCCTCAGAATTCAAAAAGGCCAAATTCAAACAGCCCAGAGGCTACGTGAGATTTTATCCAATGGAGAACTGCCAGAACGGATCCGACAATCCGTACAAGATCCCTATAGTTTTCGCTGCATACCTCAGGTGCATGGAGCCAGCAGAGATGCCTTGGAATACATTCATTCGATTGCAGAAAGAGAGGCCAATGCCGTGACTGATAATCCCCTTTTGCTATCTGACGACAAAGTCCTGTCCGGTGGAAATTTTCATGCCCAGCCGCTCGCCCTCGCTTCTGATTATTTGGCCATTGCGATGGCGGAAATAGGCAATATTTCTGAGCGGAGAATATACCAGTTGATAAACGGAAGTCGTGACTTACCTGATTTTCTCACCTCCCAACCCGGATTGAATTCTGGTTATATGATTGTGCAATATTCCGCTGCTGCATTGGTCAGTGCCAACAAACAACTGGCCACTCCCGCAAGTGTAGATTCGATTGTCACCAGCAAGGGACAAGAAGACCATGTCAGCATGGCAGCCAACGCGGGTTTAAAGTGTTTGGAATTGGTGCAGAACGTCCGTCAGGTCTTGGCGATGGAGTGGATGACGGCTGTTCGTGCTTGGCAATATAGACCAAGTTGGAAATTGCCAATGCAACTACAAACTTTGGTAGATTCTTACTTAAACGAGGTTCCTTTTATTGAGGAGGATCACATTCCTTCTGATCAATTTAAATCTACGATTGACTTTTTGGAGAGGGCGATAAAGTAA
- a CDS encoding DUF4270 family protein — translation MFSISACDKGSNLGSDLISDEWINAKGVDSFDFDIDYYKVDSLLLSYGGLPVNYFLGKINDPIFGHSEAAIYTQIRFINTKNFEFLRVPIDSVVLALRYDQTGIYGDTLLPQTVEVYPLLDTLGVNVRYYEGFSANVGNTLLGKLENFVPNLSDSVKVQINSVTNAFGPQLRIPLDTGLFMDIMRNLPDTPFSNVDTFVKVFPGIAIVAKQNASMLSLIPASEQSRITIYYHIDTVQYEFIFNMGTNAAKAPYIKVDHSGTPVQQFVEGLVNGDSVFYIQGLIGPDARLLMPYSTDWDRKFLNYAVIELDVVIQDESDTTHFKPVDLLFVQDLSSGTPKDIRDFEIARSYSSQLANLSDFAAIFGGIPRKIEVDGRKVIRYSFNITAHFQSHRKEKKDLDLLISPIFKTEIAQRVALYGRKHGTQPARLKLIYSE, via the coding sequence ATGTTTTCAATATCTGCATGCGACAAAGGATCAAATCTGGGAAGTGATTTGATCAGTGATGAGTGGATTAATGCGAAGGGAGTTGACAGCTTTGATTTTGACATTGATTATTACAAGGTGGACAGTCTCCTTTTATCTTATGGTGGACTTCCGGTCAATTATTTTTTGGGAAAAATAAATGATCCCATATTTGGTCATTCTGAAGCTGCCATTTATACCCAGATCAGGTTTATCAATACCAAAAATTTTGAATTTTTGAGGGTACCCATCGATTCGGTTGTACTTGCACTTAGATATGATCAAACTGGGATTTACGGAGATACTTTATTGCCGCAGACCGTTGAAGTTTACCCGCTTTTGGATACACTTGGAGTCAATGTCCGCTATTACGAAGGCTTCTCGGCCAATGTAGGCAATACTTTGTTGGGCAAATTGGAAAACTTTGTTCCCAATCTCAGCGACAGTGTCAAAGTTCAGATAAATTCCGTGACCAATGCTTTTGGTCCTCAATTAAGGATACCTTTGGATACTGGACTGTTTATGGACATTATGCGGAATTTACCGGACACCCCTTTTTCCAATGTGGACACTTTTGTCAAAGTATTTCCAGGAATTGCAATTGTGGCAAAGCAAAACGCTTCTATGCTCTCCCTGATTCCAGCGAGCGAACAAAGTAGAATCACCATCTATTACCACATCGATACCGTGCAATATGAATTTATTTTTAACATGGGCACCAACGCCGCAAAAGCTCCCTACATCAAGGTGGATCACAGTGGAACTCCTGTTCAGCAGTTTGTTGAGGGACTGGTAAATGGCGATAGCGTATTTTATATTCAGGGTTTGATAGGTCCGGATGCCAGGCTTCTGATGCCGTATTCCACAGACTGGGATAGAAAATTTTTAAATTATGCAGTGATCGAATTGGATGTGGTGATACAGGACGAATCCGATACCACCCATTTTAAACCTGTAGATTTATTGTTTGTCCAGGATCTTTCTTCTGGAACTCCCAAGGACATCAGGGATTTTGAAATCGCCAGGAGTTATAGCAGCCAACTGGCCAATCTCAGTGATTTTGCCGCGATCTTTGGAGGTATTCCCAGGAAAATAGAAGTTGATGGTCGAAAAGTGATTAGATATAGTTTTAACATTACAGCACATTTTCAAAGCCATCGCAAAGAAAAGAAAGACCTTGATTTACTAATTAGCCCTATTTTTAAGACAGAAATTGCCCAAAGGGTGGCGCTTTACGGACGCAAGCACGGAACTCAGCCTGCGAGACTGAAGCTAATATACTCTGAGTAA
- a CDS encoding glycogen/starch synthase produces MSKKKVLYITQEIDPFVNHDGFGEMIQKLPAFAQESGMEIRILMPRFGTINERRHRLHEVVRLSGMNIIIDDDDYALIIKVASLPGSRIQVYFLDNDEFFKRKFVFEDEEGRPYDDNQDRMIFFCKGALEIVKKFGWPPDIIHCHGWMTSLIPFYLKTVYKNDPVFKQSKVILSLYEKSLESSFTDSFFKKAAINNLKADQLNVFKNGTGIALQKGAIPYADGIIRGSGNLSESLIQAVEANNKPNILTQEENFLPDYIDFYKTIIS; encoded by the coding sequence ATGAGCAAGAAAAAGGTTTTGTACATCACACAGGAGATTGACCCCTTCGTCAACCATGACGGATTTGGCGAAATGATTCAGAAACTCCCGGCTTTTGCCCAGGAGAGCGGAATGGAAATCAGGATTTTAATGCCGCGTTTTGGCACGATCAACGAAAGAAGACATAGACTTCATGAGGTTGTTCGATTGAGTGGTATGAACATCATCATCGATGATGACGACTATGCACTGATCATCAAAGTTGCATCTCTTCCGGGATCCAGAATACAGGTTTACTTTTTGGACAATGACGAGTTCTTCAAAAGGAAATTTGTGTTTGAAGACGAGGAAGGAAGACCATATGACGACAACCAGGACAGAATGATTTTTTTCTGCAAAGGCGCATTAGAAATTGTGAAAAAATTTGGATGGCCGCCTGACATTATCCATTGTCACGGCTGGATGACGAGTTTGATACCATTTTATCTAAAAACAGTGTATAAAAATGATCCGGTATTTAAACAGTCCAAAGTCATACTATCACTTTATGAAAAATCGCTGGAGTCAAGTTTTACAGATAGTTTTTTTAAGAAAGCCGCAATCAACAATCTGAAAGCAGATCAACTCAATGTTTTTAAAAATGGGACAGGAATTGCTTTGCAAAAGGGGGCCATACCCTACGCTGATGGAATCATCAGGGGTTCGGGCAACCTCAGCGAATCACTGATTCAGGCTGTGGAGGCCAACAACAAACCCAACATACTCACCCAGGAAGAAAATTTTCTTCCTGATTATATCGACTTTTATAAGACTATTATCTCATAA
- a CDS encoding acyloxyacyl hydrolase, which yields MSSSLSSKCQIAGTGSIQMVHLRPHTQSFLFKPKGIGVWIQAGLEYQTRGTLAWHREYGYPRLGARINIMHLGHPFEILGMAYSIIPYVDFGLKHFGEQSLRLIVGSGLSYHLKKYDPISNSLNTTISLPFNNHVSFQIRYEKQMKKLGAIFTGIGLDHLSNGGFQLPNLGLNYLGVMAGWRASRHWTKPIAETFPKPKIISRWSYGLSWGKAYREFRIPGGPRFPVQILALDVSYHYRQYQLIRLGLEGEQHRLGSYFAAHTELRTDIRSAWALGTRLQVFASHEWLVGRLGLEARLGYQLLQNVVLTNVPLFSRLSVQYYIPLRFLQPIYLATGLALKSHYGTAEYMSVFVTSRYWKKGL from the coding sequence GTGTCATCATCACTGTCCTCTAAATGTCAAATAGCAGGGACCGGATCCATCCAAATGGTTCATTTGCGTCCGCACACCCAAAGCTTTTTATTTAAACCAAAAGGTATCGGCGTTTGGATACAGGCAGGATTGGAATATCAGACCCGCGGCACATTGGCTTGGCACAGGGAATACGGATACCCCAGGTTGGGAGCCCGAATCAACATCATGCATCTGGGTCATCCGTTTGAGATACTCGGTATGGCCTATAGCATCATACCCTATGTTGATTTTGGTTTAAAACATTTTGGAGAACAGTCCTTGCGGCTGATCGTAGGAAGTGGGCTGAGTTATCATTTAAAAAAATACGATCCGATTTCCAATTCATTAAACACGACCATCAGCCTTCCATTCAACAACCATGTATCCTTTCAGATCAGGTATGAAAAACAAATGAAAAAGCTTGGCGCTATTTTCACCGGAATTGGTCTTGACCATTTGTCCAACGGTGGCTTTCAACTCCCCAACCTGGGTCTCAATTATCTTGGTGTTATGGCGGGCTGGAGAGCCAGCCGCCATTGGACAAAACCTATCGCTGAAACTTTCCCAAAACCAAAAATAATCTCCCGGTGGAGTTATGGTCTGAGTTGGGGAAAGGCTTACAGGGAGTTTAGGATTCCGGGGGGCCCCAGATTTCCGGTTCAGATCTTGGCTCTGGATGTATCCTATCATTACAGGCAATATCAATTGATACGACTAGGTCTCGAGGGAGAACAGCATCGGCTGGGTTCGTATTTTGCGGCACACACCGAATTGCGAACCGATATCCGGTCTGCCTGGGCTTTGGGCACACGATTGCAAGTCTTTGCTTCGCACGAATGGCTGGTGGGTAGACTTGGGTTGGAAGCAAGACTTGGTTATCAACTATTGCAAAATGTAGTGCTCACCAATGTCCCTTTGTTCAGCCGCCTCAGTGTTCAATATTACATTCCCCTCCGTTTCTTGCAACCAATATACCTCGCAACCGGCTTGGCCTTAAAATCTCATTACGGTACCGCAGAATACATGAGTGTGTTTGTGACAAGCAGGTACTGGAAAAAGGGATTGTAA
- the recA gene encoding recombinase RecA, with product MSKERDEKLKALQLTMDRLDKTYGKGSIMKLGDKPVLDEVPVISTGSISLDVALGVGGFPKGRVIEIYGPESSGKTTLAIHAIAECQKKGGIAAFIDAEHAFDRTYAEGLGVKTEDLLISQPDNGEQALEIAENLIRSGAIDIIVIDSVAALVPRSEIEGEMGDSKMGLQARLMSQALRKLTGTIGKTGCCCIFINQLREKIGVMFGNPETTTGGNALKFYASMRLDIRRSGTAIKDKDGNVTGNRVKVKVVKNKLAPPFKVAEFDIEYGEGISKIGEIVDLGAELNVLTKSGSWYAYEGTKVAQGRDAAKQFMTDNPELALEIENKIRQKLANSKVVKVEAGADEE from the coding sequence ATGTCAAAAGAACGCGATGAAAAACTAAAAGCACTCCAGCTTACCATGGACCGGTTGGACAAAACTTATGGGAAAGGATCAATCATGAAGTTAGGAGACAAACCTGTCCTGGATGAAGTCCCAGTGATCTCTACAGGCTCTATTTCACTGGACGTTGCCCTGGGAGTGGGAGGATTTCCAAAAGGAAGAGTGATTGAAATATATGGCCCCGAAAGTTCTGGAAAGACCACCCTTGCCATTCACGCCATTGCAGAATGTCAGAAAAAAGGCGGTATTGCTGCATTCATTGATGCCGAGCACGCCTTTGACAGGACTTATGCAGAAGGACTTGGGGTCAAGACAGAAGATTTGTTGATTTCTCAACCAGACAATGGGGAGCAAGCACTTGAAATTGCCGAAAATCTGATTAGATCGGGAGCCATAGACATTATCGTCATTGATTCCGTAGCTGCCCTAGTGCCAAGAAGTGAAATCGAAGGGGAGATGGGAGATTCCAAAATGGGATTACAGGCAAGACTGATGTCTCAGGCTTTGAGAAAACTCACAGGGACCATTGGAAAAACAGGTTGTTGTTGCATTTTTATCAACCAGTTGAGGGAAAAAATTGGTGTCATGTTTGGAAATCCTGAAACCACCACCGGAGGAAACGCTTTAAAATTCTATGCTTCCATGCGCCTTGACATTCGCCGCAGCGGTACCGCCATTAAAGACAAAGACGGCAATGTCACAGGCAACAGGGTGAAGGTCAAAGTTGTGAAAAACAAATTGGCCCCTCCTTTTAAAGTGGCAGAATTTGACATCGAATACGGAGAAGGAATCTCCAAAATCGGAGAAATCGTTGATCTTGGTGCAGAACTCAATGTTTTGACCAAAAGTGGAAGCTGGTATGCCTATGAAGGAACAAAAGTGGCTCAGGGGCGTGACGCTGCAAAACAATTTATGACCGACAACCCCGAACTAGCTCTTGAAATTGAAAATAAAATCAGGCAGAAACTTGCCAATTCCAAGGTGGTCAAAGTGGAAGCAGGTGCTGACGAGGAATGA